The stretch of DNA CCAACTCGGGAGACTCCTTGAATGAAATGGTTGCTCACATATACCAATCATCCGGGATTCCTGTCAAGAAAAATTTTCACTGCCCGCAACCGGCCGGCCGGACTGGCCACTGGCCCGGATTCTCACGGACGGATACACTGGTACTGCCGACATGCAAGGAAAACATCCCCGGGAGGGATGCATGGATTTCGGGCGCAAGGACGTGCTGGCGGCACGGGAGCGGGTCTACCGGCTGGCGTACTCCACCCCCCTGGTCGAGGAGGACCCCCTGTCGGAGAGATTCGGCGGGAAGGTCCTCTCCAAGCTCGAGAATCTCCAGGGTTCCGGTTCGTTCAAGATCCGGGGGGCTGCGAGCAAGGTCCTCTCCCTCGATCCCGAAAAGGTGCGGGGGGTGATCGCCGCCAGCGCGGGGAACCACGCCCGCGGCGTCGCTCGCGCGGCCCGCCTGGCCGGAATCCCGGCCACCCTGGTGATGCCCGTCTGGGCCCCGGTCTCCAAGTCGGCGGCCGCACAGCGGGAAGGCGGGGAGAGCACGCGGATCATCCTTCACGGGGAAACGTTCGAAGAGGCCTCCCGGCATGCGCTCGCTCTGGCGAAGGAGTCCGGGTTCGCCGTCGTCCATCCCTTCGACGACCCGCTGGTGATCGCCGGGCAGGGGACGCTCGGGCTGGAACTCCTCGATGCGGGAGGCATTCCGGGGACGATCTACGTTCCGGTGGGAGGCGGAGGGCTGCTGGCAGGCATCGGGGCGGCCGTGAAGGAGAAGCACCCGGAGGCGGAACTGGTGGCGGTCCAGGCGGAAGGGGCATCCTCATTATTGCCGTCGCTCGAGGCCGGGCGGCCCGTGGCCTGCCCGCAGGTGCGCACGATCGCCGACGGCATCGCGGTGGCCGGGATGAGCGAACGCACGTTCGAAGCGGCACGCCGGTATGCGGACGAAGCCGTCACCGTGGAAGACGAGGAGATCGCCGCGGCCATCCTCTACGCCCTGGAGGAGATGAAGACCACGCTGGAAGGCGCCGGGGCGGCACCGCTGGCCGCCCTCCTCTACAAGCGCCCTCCGAAGAAGTTCCCCGCCGTGATGGTGCTCTCCGGGGGGAATATCGATGTGAATTTCCTGGCGCAGATCACGGAGCGGGGCCTATTCCGATCGGGGAGACTCGTACGACTGCGGTTCCTGGTGATGGACCGCCCGGGCTCGCTGGCAGCGCTCCTTGCCGCGGTCGCCCGAGAGCGCTCCAACGTGGTGAGCATCGAGCACGACCGGCTGCCGCCCGATTGTCCTCCGGGATCCTCCGCCGTGGTCCTTCTCCTCGAGACCCGCGACCGCGCCCACGGGGAGGAGCTTGCAGCCCGCCTAAGCGATCAAGGGTTCCGGCAAACGAACGGATTGCCAAAGATGCCTTTTGCTTGGCCAACTCCGCGATGAATATGGTATTTTTTGAGGGTTATCCCGGCGGAAAAGGGGGATTCCGTTGCGTTTCCGGAGGCCCGACAAAAAGAAGCTGCTCGCCTTCCTGACCATTCTGGGACCCGGGATCATTACCGCATCGGTGGACAACGACGCCGGCGGGATCGCCACCTATTCGATCGCGGGAGCGCATTACGGCTACTCCCTGCTATGGACGCTCATTCCCATCACCGTCGCCCTCATCGTCGTGCAGGAAATGGTGGCGCGGATGGGAGTCGTCACCGGCAAGACGCTTGCAGACCTCATTCGGGAGAAGTTCGGCGTCCGGCTGACGTTTTTCCTCCTCTCCGCGCTCCTGATCGCCAACCTCGGCAATACGGTGGCGGAGTTCGCCGGGTGGGCGGCCGCGCTGGAGATCTTCGGGATCAGCCGGTACCTCTCCGTGCCGATCGGAGCCATTGCGGTCTGGTTCCTCGTCGTCAAGGGAACGTACCGGGTCGTGGAAAAGATCTTTCTCATCGCGGCCACGATCTATTTCACCTACGCCGTCTCGGCCTGGCTGGGCCATCCTCCATGGGGGACGGTGGCCCTGAATCTGGTCACGCCTTACATCCGTATGGACGGGGCGTACATCATGCTCCTCATCGGGATGGTGGGGACTACGATCGCGCCCTGGATGCAGTTTTACCTGCAGTCGGCCGTCGTAGAGAAGAATATCCAGGTGGAGGATTACAAATACTGCCGTGCGGATGTGATCGTCGGCTGTTTCGTGACGGACATCGTGGCCCTTTCCATCATCGTCGCCTGCGGGGCAACCCTGTTCACCGCCGGTATCCGGATCACGGATGCGAAGGACGCCGCGCTCGCGCTTTCTCCTCTCGCGGGAAAGTATGCGTCGGTCCTGTTCGCCGTCGGCCTTGCCAACGCCTCCCTGTTCGCTGCTTCCATCCTGCCGCTGGCGACGGCCTACTCGGTCTGCGAGGGGATGGGCTGGGAGTCCGGCATCGACAAGAATTTCCGGACCGCGCCGCACTTCTTCTGGCTGTATACGGGACTGATCGTCGCGGGAGCGATCCTGGTGTTGTATCCGTCCGCCCCCCTCATCCTCATCATGTACCTGTCCCAGGTGGCCAACGGCATTCTCCTTCCGCTCGTCCTCATCTACATGCTGAAGCTGATCAACGACAGGGAACTGATGGGGGATTACGTCAACTCGAAATCGTTCAACCGCATCGCGTGGACGACCACGGTCGTCATGATCGTTCTAACTGGACTGCTCGTGATCGTCACGCTTTTCCCGGGCCTGCCCGGGCTCATCGGACTGTAAATTACTTTATTCGTCCTCCCTTAAAAAGTTTAAGAACGTCCCCGGGGTGAAGTTACATCCTGCGGCGCTTGCGCCTCGAGGCGGGGGGCAGCAGCAGGTCGACCACGTCGTCCACCGTGACAACGCCCAGGAGGCAGTTCTCATCGTCCACCACCGGCAGGGCGAGGAGGTTGTACTTCGAGATCAGCTCCGCCACCGTCTCCTGTCCGGCGTCGGCGTGCACGGTAATCAGCTTTTTATGCATGACGTCGCTGATGGGCTTGCCCGGATCCTCGAAGATGAGGTCGCGCAGACCCAATACGCCCAGGAGCTTCTCGGCTTCGACGACATAGATGTAGTAATACGCCTCGAGCTCGGTCGCGTCCTTCCGGAACCGCTCCATCGCCTCCCCGATGGTGATCCCCGGAGGATAGGCCAGATACTCGTTGATCATGAGGCCCCCTGCGGTGTCTTCCTCGTGGGCGAGCAGCTCGTGGATGTCCTCGGCTTCCTCTTTCTCCATGAGACCCAGGAGCTCCTGCGCCTTCTCGGCGGAGAGGTCGGCGATGACGTCGGCCGCCTCGTCGGGCGGCATCCGCTCGATGACGTCGGCCGCCTGCTCCTTATCCATGTCCGAGATGATGTCGGCCTGCACTTCCGGCTCCAGCTCGTGGAGCGCCTCCGCCGCGGTTTCGATGTCGAGCCGCTCGAAGAACCCCTTCCGCTCCTCGTGGGACATCCCGCTGATGATCTGGGCGATGTCCGCGGGGTGGATCTTGGAAAGAGCCTCTCTCGAGACGGACAAGGTCAGCCGGTCGAGCTTGATCTCCAGCGGCTGGATGAATTCCCAGGAGATCAGCTGGTGCCGCAGCGGATGCCGGATCGCTTCGAAGAAGGAGTCCCCGCGCCGCTCCACTCCCAGGCGCCGCAGGATTCCCCGCACGCCGACGTCGACGTCGGTGACGCAGGCCGCACCGCCCTCTTCCGTCAGCTTGACGTCGTTGACCCGGACCACCTTGGCGCCGTTGATGTCCACGATCTGCTTGTCGAGGATGTCCTTCCGGATGAGGAGCCGTTCGTGGGAGGGCAGGAACTCCGAGAGTTCGCTCTCCCGCTTCCGCGAGGAGATGATCCGCCGGTTGAAGATGTTCAGGTCCGCCCAGGGGAGGAACCACATCTTCTTTTTCTTTTCCAGGACCAGGCCCGCCGCCCGGGGGAACGGAGACCCCCCTTCCACGGCGATGTCGCGCAGCGTCCCGATCTCCTCGCCCAGCGGATCGAGGACCGTCTTGCCCAGTACATCCGCCACGTAAACTTCCCCGATCAAGGTCATTTTTCGAAACTCCCTTCCTGCGCGGGGATCCCGGCTTCAGTTTACTTTCCGGGTTTGAGGCAGGTCAAGGAAGGAGGGAGGAGGAATGATAAAGTAGATTGGCAATTTCACCTTGTGGAGACCGGATCGATGCCCG from Deltaproteobacteria bacterium RBG_16_64_85 encodes:
- a CDS encoding threonine ammonia-lyase, which codes for MDFGRKDVLAARERVYRLAYSTPLVEEDPLSERFGGKVLSKLENLQGSGSFKIRGAASKVLSLDPEKVRGVIAASAGNHARGVARAARLAGIPATLVMPVWAPVSKSAAAQREGGESTRIILHGETFEEASRHALALAKESGFAVVHPFDDPLVIAGQGTLGLELLDAGGIPGTIYVPVGGGGLLAGIGAAVKEKHPEAELVAVQAEGASSLLPSLEAGRPVACPQVRTIADGIAVAGMSERTFEAARRYADEAVTVEDEEIAAAILYALEEMKTTLEGAGAAPLAALLYKRPPKKFPAVMVLSGGNIDVNFLAQITERGLFRSGRLVRLRFLVMDRPGSLAALLAAVARERSNVVSIEHDRLPPDCPPGSSAVVLLLETRDRAHGEELAARLSDQGFRQTNGLPKMPFAWPTPR
- a CDS encoding Mn transporter — protein: MPLRFRRPDKKKLLAFLTILGPGIITASVDNDAGGIATYSIAGAHYGYSLLWTLIPITVALIVVQEMVARMGVVTGKTLADLIREKFGVRLTFFLLSALLIANLGNTVAEFAGWAAALEIFGISRYLSVPIGAIAVWFLVVKGTYRVVEKIFLIAATIYFTYAVSAWLGHPPWGTVALNLVTPYIRMDGAYIMLLIGMVGTTIAPWMQFYLQSAVVEKNIQVEDYKYCRADVIVGCFVTDIVALSIIVACGATLFTAGIRITDAKDAALALSPLAGKYASVLFAVGLANASLFAASILPLATAYSVCEGMGWESGIDKNFRTAPHFFWLYTGLIVAGAILVLYPSAPLILIMYLSQVANGILLPLVLIYMLKLINDRELMGDYVNSKSFNRIAWTTTVVMIVLTGLLVIVTLFPGLPGLIGL